The following proteins are encoded in a genomic region of Magallana gigas chromosome 1, xbMagGiga1.1, whole genome shotgun sequence:
- the LOC105342262 gene encoding talin-1, giving the protein MCKTTDEVNCKYQSPLQVMVTNVTLLLKTVKTVEDEGARETQALESTIEAIGQEVKSYEAGTLPEKKATAEDLIRLTKPTTTATAKAVAAGNSGRQEDVIICANMGRKAIFDLLATCRGTASTAETTEVRQKTIAAGKNCAVVYKDLLEQVSTVVQKPSQEAKQTLAARAHQVAVSVQEIVHCSELIKDENDTCYVSDNKHIPHEFKIVVDEVKNYSRLDAEKEISVAAGTPCDNYRGYCDVFHRCRGVDNEGPLERLKNLIFGEETLSSIKDWIIIHWWGVMLIAVGAVVVMGVFIKVCSVNTPSENPKHKKIRKQNDKKIGPVKNPGPYYITGKNNPREGKDRPRDYRNTRNVEMGNI; this is encoded by the exons ATGTGTAAAACAACAGATGAAGTAAACTGTAAATATCAATCTCCCCTCCAGGTGATGGTGACCAACGTGACATTGCTACTGAAGACAGTGAAGACCGTGGAGGATGAAGGCGCGCGGGAAACTCAGGCCCTGGAGTCTACCATAGAGGCCATAGGACAGGAGGTTAAG TCGTACGAGGCTGGAACCTTGCCAGAGAAGAAAGCAACGGCAGAAGATCTGATCCGACTGACCAAACCTACCACCACGGCGACCGCCAAAGCAGTGGCTGCTGGGAACTCGGGTCGCCAAGAGGACGTCATCATCTGTGCCAACATGGGACGCAAGGCCATCTTTGATTTACTGGCAACATGCAGG GGCACAGCCAGCACTGCAGAGACAACAGAAGTCCGACAGAAGACGATAGCAGCCGGCAAGAACTGTGCTGTTGTCTACAAAGATCTACTGGAGCAGGTCAGCACG GTGGTCCAGAAACCTTCCCAGGAGGCCAAGCAGACACTGGCAGCACGTGCGCACCAAGTCGCGGTGTCCGTACAGGAAATCGTACACTGCTCTGAACTCATTAAAG atGAAAATGACACATGCTATGTTTCAGACAATAAACATATTCCGCACGAGTTTAAAATTGTTGTAGATGAAGTGAAAAATTACTCAAGATTGGACGCTGAGAAAGAAATCTCAGTAGCTGCAg GCACTCCTTGTGACAATTATCGCGGTTATTGTGACGTATTTCACAGATGTCGTGGTGTCGACAATGAGGGGCCCCTAGAAAGATTGAAGAACCTGATTTTTGGAGAAGAGACACTTTCGTCTATCAAAGACTGGATTATT ATACACTGGTGGGGTGTAATGCTGATAGCCGTGGGAGCGGTGGTTGTAATGGGTGTCTTCATCAAAGTCTGCTCTGTAAACACTCCTAGTGAAAACCCCAAACACAAAAAGATCAGAAAACAG AATGATAAAAAGATAGGGCCCGTGAAGAACCCTGGACCCTATTACATCACTGGTAAAAATAATCCCCGCGAGGGAAAAGACAGACCACGTGACTACAGAAACACAAGGAATGTCGAAATGGGCAATATATGA